In one Lolium rigidum isolate FL_2022 chromosome 3, APGP_CSIRO_Lrig_0.1, whole genome shotgun sequence genomic region, the following are encoded:
- the LOC124699949 gene encoding putative cyclic nucleotide-gated ion channel 9, protein MSYEASTAGIGGGERRRSAFHIGYGGVVGASRRRLAQPEALARGVITTGSAQLRTLGRSIRTGAAMAAVFQEDLKTTSKKIFDPQDRLLVRLNRSFLISCILSIAIDPMFFYGPVVTLDDNKNNMCIGIERSLAISTAVLRTVVDLFFLARIVLQFRTAFIAPSSRVFGRGELVIDTVEIAKRYFRRFFVADVLSILPLPQVVIWRFLFSNSKTAVLETKDNLLFIIITQYVPRLVRIYPLSTELKRTSGVFAETALAGAAYYLLWYMLASHIVGAFWYLLSIERVSDCWRANCDEFPGCNTIYMYCGSTEESNDEFKEWTTVIKQVIYENCEPDGQNPFDYGIYSSAVTSEVIRSKDMTTKLLFCLWFGLANLSTLGQGLKTTIYTGESLFAISLATFGLILMAMLIGNIQTYLQSLTVRLEEMRVKRRDSEQWMHHRLLPQELRERVRRYDQYKWVNTRGVDEEALVQNLPKDLRRDIKRHLCLGLVRRVPLFDNMDERLLDAICERLKPALYTERTYIIREGDPVDQMVFIIRGSLESITTDGGRSGFFNRSMLQESDFCGEELLTWALDPKSGVSLPSSTRTVMALSEVEAFALHAEELKFVAGQFRRMHSKQVQHTFRFYSQQWRTWAATYIQAAWRRHLKRKAAELRRKEEEEEGRSSSFKTTILVSRFAAKMHRQRSKRDEEVMIHVPVPKPREPDFGIDD, encoded by the exons ATGTCGTACGAGGCGTCCACCGCCGGCATcggcggcggggagcggcggcGCTCCGCCTTCCACATCGGGTACGGCGGCGTGGTTGGCGCTTCCCGGCGCCGGCTGGCGCAGCCGGAGGCCCTGGCGCGCGGCGTGATCACGACGGGGTCGGCGCAGCTCCGCACGCTGGGGCGGTCCATCCGcacgggcgcggccatggcggcggtgttcCAGGAGGACCTGAAGACCACGTCCAAGAAGATCTTCGACCCGCAGGACCGGCTCCTGGTGCGTCTGAACCGGAGCTTCCTCATCTCGTGCATCCTGTCCATCGCCATCGACCCCATGTTCTTCTACGGGCCCGTGGTGACCCTGGATGACAACAAAAACAACATGTGCATCGGCATCGAGAGGAGCctggccatctccaccgccgtgctCCGCACCGTGGTGGACCTCTTCTTCCTGGCGCGCATCGTGCTGCAGTTCCGCACCGCCTTCATCGCGCCCTCCTCCAGGGTGTTCGGCCGCGGCGAGCTGGTCATCGACACGGTCGAGATCGCCAAGCGCTACTTCCGCCGGTTCTTCGTCGCCGACGTGCTCTCCATCCTGCCGCTGCCGCAGGTGGTCATCTGGAGGTTCCTGTTCAGCAACAGCAAGACCGCCGTGCTGGAGACCAAGGACAACctgctcttcatcatcatcacgcaGTACGTGCCGCGGCTGGTCCGGATATACCCGCTCTCCACGGAGCTCAAGCGCACCAGCGGCGTCTTCGCCGAGACggccctcgccggcgccgcctacTACCTCCTCTGGTACATGCTCGCCAGCCAT ATCGTGGGCGCGTTCTGGTACCTGCTGTCGATCGAGCGGGTGAGCGACTGCTGGAGGGCCAACTGCGACGAGTTCCCCGGATGTAACACCATCTACATGTACTGCGGCTCCACGGAGGAGAGCAACGACGAGTTCAAGGAGTGGACCACCGTGATCAAGCAGGTCATCTACGAGAACTGCGAGCCCGACGGACAGAACCCCTTCGACTATGGCATCTACTCCTCCGCCGTCACCTCCGAGGTCATCAGGTCAAAAGACATGACCACCAAGCTGCTCTTCTGCCTATGGTTTGGCCTCGCCAACTTGAG TACGCTTGGCCAGGGGCTCAAGACAACCATCTACACCGGGGAGTCGCTCTTCGCCATATCGCTCGCCACCTTCGGCCTCATCCTCATGGCCATGCTCATCGGAAACATTCAG ACGTATCTCCAGTCCCTGACGGTGCGCCTGGAGGAGATGCGGGTGAAGCGGCGCGACTCGGAGCAGTGGATGCACCACCGCCTCCTGCCGCAGGAGCTGCGCGAGCGCGTCCGGCGCTACGACCAGTACAAGTGGGTGAACACGCGCGGCGTCGACGAGGAGGCGCTGGTCCAGAACCTGCCCAAGGACCTCCGCCGCGACATCAAGCGGCACCTCTGCCTGGGTCTCGTCCGCCGCGTCCCGCTCTTCGACAACATGGACGAGCGGCTGCTGGACGCCATCTGCGAGCGGCTCAAGCCGGCGCTCTACACGGAGCGCACCTACATCATCCGCGAGGGGGACCCCGTGGACCAGATGGTCTTCATCATCCGCGGCAGCCTCGAGAGCATCACCACCGACGGCGGCCGCAGCGGCTTCTTCAACCGCAGCATGCTGCAGGAGAGCGACTTCTGCGGCGAGGAGCTGCTCACCTGGGCGCTCGACCCCAAGTCCGGGGTCAGCCTGCCCTCCTCCACGCGCACCGTCATGGCGCTCTCCGAGGTCGAGGCATTCGCGCTCCACGCCGAGGAGCTCAAGTTCGTGGCGGGGCAGTTCCGCCGCATGCACAGCAAGCAGGTGCAGCACACGTTCCGGTTCTACtcccagcagtggcgcacctgggCGGCCACCTACATCCAGGCGGCATGGCGGCGGCACCTCAAGCGGAAGGCCGCCGAGCTGCGgcggaaggaggaggaagaggagggacgCTCGTCCAGCTTCAAGACCACCATACTGGTGTCCCGCTTCGCCGCCAAGATGCACAGGCAACGCTCCAAGCGGGATGAGGAGGTCATGATCCATGTACCCGTGCCTAAGCCCCGTGAGCCTGACTTCGGCATTGATGACTGA